A region from the Falco cherrug isolate bFalChe1 chromosome 17, bFalChe1.pri, whole genome shotgun sequence genome encodes:
- the BACE1 gene encoding beta-secretase 1, producing the protein MAAAWPWLLLWLGAAALRARPAPPRIRLPLRGGAALPPGPRARRAPEEAERAGSFVEMIDNLRGKSGQGYYVEMTVGSPPQKLNILVDTGSSNFAVGAAPHPFLRRYYQRQLSSTYRDLRKGVYVPYTQGKWEGELGTDLVTIPHGPNVTVRANIAAITESDKFFINGSNWEGILGLAYAEIARPDDSLEPFFDSLVKQTRVPNIFSLQLCGAGFSPNETEALASVGGSMIIGGIDRSLYVGDIWYTPIRKEWYYEVIIVKLEVNGQDLNMDCKEYNYDKSIVDSGTTNLRLPKKVFEAAVKSIKTASSTEKFPDGFWLGEQLVCWQVGTTPWHIFPVLSLYLMGEATNQSFRITILPQQYLRPVEDVATSQDDCYKFAISQSSTGTVMGAVIMEGFYVVFDRARKRIGFAVSACHVHDEFRMAAVEGPYLHSNMEDCGYNIPQTDESTLMTIAYVMAAICALFMLPLCLMVFQWRCFHCLRRDHDDFADDISLLK; encoded by the exons ATGGCGGCCGcctggccctggctgctgctgtggctgggggcGGCCGCCCTGcgcgcccgcccggccccgccgcgcatCCGCCTGCCGctgcggggcggcgcggccctgCCGCCGGGGCCCCGGGCGCGCCGGGCGCCGGAGGAGGCCGAGAGGGCCGGGAGCTTCGTGGAGATGATCGACAACCTGCGGGGCAAGTCCGGGCAGGGCTACTACGTGGAGATGACGGTGGGCAGCCCCCCGCAGAAG ctgaatATCCTAGTGGATACAGGGAGCAGTAATTTCGCTGTGGGAGCTGCACCTCACCCATTCCTCCGGAGATACTACCAGCGGCAGCT GTCCAGCACCTATCGTGACCTGCGGAAGGGTGTGTATGTGCCCTACACCCAGGGCAAGTGGGAAGGGGAACTGGGCACCGACCTTGTCACCATCCCCCATGGCCCCAACGTCACTGTCAGAGCCAACATTGCTGCCATCACGGAGTCGGACAAATTCTTCATCAACGGCTCCAACTGGGAAGGGATCCTGGGGCTGGCGTATGCCGAGATCGCCCGG CCTGACGACAGCCTGGAGCCCTTCTTTGACTCCCTGGTGAAGCAGACACGGGTGCCCAACATCTTCTCCCTCCAGCTTTGCGGGGCAGGCTTCTCGCCCAACGAGACAGAGGCCCTGGCATCGGTGGGGGGCAGCATG ATCATTGGTGGCATTGACCGCTCGCTGTATGTGGGTGACATCTGGTACACACCCATCCGGAAGGAGTGGTACTACGAGGTCATCATCGTCAAGCTGGAGGTCAACGGTCAGGACCTGAACATGGACTGCAAAGAG TACAACTACGACAAGAGTATCGTGGATAGCGGGACAACCAACCTCAGGCTGCCGAAGAAAGTGTTTGAGGCTGCAGTGAAATCCATCAAAACAGCTTCTTCA ACGGAGAAGTTCCCAGATGGCTTCTggctgggggagcagctggTTTGCTGGCAGGTCGGCACCACCCCCTGGCACATCTTCCCAGTCCTGTCCCTCTACCTGATGGGGGAGGCCACCAACCAGTCCTTCCGCATCACCATCCTGCCCCAG CAATACCTGCGCCCAGTGGAGGACGTGGCCACCTCTCAGGACGACTGCTACAAGTTCGCCATCTCCCAGTCCTCCACAGGCACCGTCATGGGCGCTGTCATCATGGAGGGCTTCTACGTGGTCTTTGACCGCGCCCGCAAGCGCATCGGCTTTGCTGTCAGTGCCTGCCACG TGCACGATGAGTTTCGGATGGCCGCAGTGGAGGGGCCCTACCTGCACTCCAACATGGAGGACTGCGGCTACAACATCCCGCAGACGGACGAGTCCACCCTGATGACCATCGCCTACGTCATGGCAGCCATCTGCGCCCTTTTCatgctgcccctctgcctcaTGGTGTTCCAGTGGCGCTGCTTCCACTGCCTGCGGCGGGACCATGACGACTTTGCTGATGACATATCCTTGCTGAAGTGA
- the RNF214 gene encoding RING finger protein 214 isoform X1, translating into MALEQAQADGPAAAPAPPRLCEPGPAAPPGSGSALAAPESPGEAAPAGPGGEAEPAAAPCGPAAPGQAPALLAAAPSGAGQPEAGGQSGGAAAEPDAEAAPARPSQNIAVQTDFKTADMDVNTDQDIEKNLDKMMSERALLKERYQEVLDKQRQVENQLQVQLKQLQQRREEEMKNHQEILKAIQDVTIKREETKKKMEKEKKEFLQKEQDLKAEIEKLCEKGRRLLKEQEEKENKIASLIAEQSDEKQLWEMELDKLKNQHNEINRNILEETERAWKAEILSLESRKELLVLKLEEAEKEAELHLTYLNCACRSAPPTLETMRPKQEWEMRLNRIRMTKESVRDQFNDHIQMVRNGTKLSSLPQIPTPTLPPPPSETDFMLTAFQPNPSLTPRLPFPIGPVPVPMVMPSADPRALSFPLLNPAISRPNQPSPPLPASQGRNSPVVASLIGTHSPHMTPAASIPPPPGLGGVNVTPEFHRLQPADKLEKLLEKLLTRFPQCNKAQLTNILQQIKTARRTMAGLTMEELNQLVAAKLAEQQERAAAGAQPLSRIRAPMFSAPLPQISTPMFLPPAQVAYPGTASHTPAACKLCLMCQKLVQPGDLHPMACSHVLHKECIKFWAQTNTNDTCPFCPSLK; encoded by the exons ATGGCGCTGGAGCAGGCGCAGGCCGacggccccgccgctgccccggccccgccgcgcctctgcgagcccggccccgccgcgccgcccggcaG CGGGAGCGCACTCGCCGCACCGGAGAGCCCCGGCGAGGCGgcgccggccgggcccggcggaGAGGCTGAGCCCGCGGCCGCCCcctgcggccccgccgcccccgggcagGCCCCGGCGCTGCTGGCGGCGGCGCCCAGCGGCGCGGGGCAGCCCGAGGCCGGGGGGCagagcggcggggcggcggcggagcccgACGCGGAGGCAGCTCCCGCCCGGCCCTCGCAGAACATCGCGGTGCAG ACCGACTTCAAGACGGCCGATATGGACGTGAACACGGATCAGGATATCGAGAAGAACTTG GACAAAATGATGTCTGAGAGGGCTTTGTTGAAGGAGCGCTACCAGGAGGTGTTGGACAAACAGAGGCAAGTGGAGAATCAGCTGCAGGTACAGCTTAAGCAGCTCCAGCAGCGGAGAGAAGAAGAGATGAAGAACCACCAG GAGATCCTGAAAGCAATTCAGGATGTTACAATCAAGCGAGAGGAGACAAAGaagaagatggagaaagaaaagaaagaattcttgcagaaagagcaggatctgaaagcagaaatagagAAACTCTGTGAGAAAGGCAGAAG GTTGCTGaaagagcaggaggagaaagagaacaAGATTGCCTCTCTGATTGCAGAGCAGTCCGATGAAAA gcagctgtgggagaTGGAGCTAGATAAGCTGAAGAACCAGCATAATGAAATCAACAGGAACATTCTTGAGGAGACAGAACGGGCCTGGAAAGCAGAG ATCCTGTCCTTGGAGAGCCGAAAGGAGCTGCTGGTGTTGAAActagaagaagcagaaaaagaagcgGAGCTACACCTCACCTACCTCAA TTGTGCTTGCAGGTCTGCGCCACCCACGTTGGAGACGATGAGGCCAAAGCAGGAGTGGGAGATGAGGCTGAACAGGATACGAATGACGAAGGAAAGCGTCCGA GATCAGTTCAACGACCACATTCAGATGGTAAGAAATGGAACAAAGCTGAGCAGCCTTCCACAGATCCCAACCCCGACACTGCCACCTCCACCCTCAGAA acaGATTTCATGCTGACGGCATTCCAGCCCAACCCATCCCTTACTCCCAGGCTCCCGTTTCCCATCGGACCAGTTCCCGTTCCCATGGTCATGCCAAGTGCTGACCCTCGGGcactctccttccctctcctgaaCCCTGCGATCTCCAGGCCCAACCAGCCTTCCCCGCCGCTGCCTGCTTCCCAAGGAAGAAACAGCCCAGTAGTGGCATCGCTTATTGGCACGCACAGCCCTCACATGACTCCCgctgcctccatccctcctccGCCAGGCCTGGGGGGAGTTAATGTCACTCCAGAgtttcacaggctgcagccGGCTGATaagctggaaaagctgctggagAAGTTGTTGACTCGGTTTCCACAGTGCAACAA GGCCCAGCTCACCAACATACTGCAGCAGATCAAGACGGCTCGGAGGACCATGGCGGGTCTGACCATGGAGGAGTTGAACCAGCTCGTGGCGGCCAAGCTGGCGGAGCAGCAGGAGCGGGCGGCAGCTGGAGCTCAG cctctcAGTCGAATCAGGGCCCCCATGTTCTCTGCTCCACTGCCTCAGATCAGCACACCCATGTTCCTGCCCCCGGCCCAGGTGGCTTACCCTGGAACAGCGTCACAC ACCCCGGCTGCCTGTAAGCTGTGTCTAATGTGCCAGAAGCTTGTGCAGCCCGGTGACCTCCACCCCATGGCCTGCTCGCATGTGCTGCACAAGGAG TGTATCAAATTCTGGGCACAAACCAACACAAATGACACTTGCCCCTTTTGTCCAAGCCTCAAATGA
- the RNF214 gene encoding RING finger protein 214 isoform X2 encodes MALEQAQADGPAAAPAPPRLCEPGPAAPPGSGSALAAPESPGEAAPAGPGGEAEPAAAPCGPAAPGQAPALLAAAPSGAGQPEAGGQSGGAAAEPDAEAAPARPSQNIAVQTDFKTADMDVNTDQDIEKNLDKMMSERALLKERYQEVLDKQRQVENQLQVQLKQLQQRREEEMKNHQEILKAIQDVTIKREETKKKMEKEKKEFLQKEQDLKAEIEKLCEKGRRLLKEQEEKENKIASLIAEQSDEKQLWEMELDKLKNQHNEINRNILEETERAWKAEILSLESRKELLVLKLEEAEKEAELHLTYLKSAPPTLETMRPKQEWEMRLNRIRMTKESVRDQFNDHIQMVRNGTKLSSLPQIPTPTLPPPPSETDFMLTAFQPNPSLTPRLPFPIGPVPVPMVMPSADPRALSFPLLNPAISRPNQPSPPLPASQGRNSPVVASLIGTHSPHMTPAASIPPPPGLGGVNVTPEFHRLQPADKLEKLLEKLLTRFPQCNKAQLTNILQQIKTARRTMAGLTMEELNQLVAAKLAEQQERAAAGAQPLSRIRAPMFSAPLPQISTPMFLPPAQVAYPGTASHTPAACKLCLMCQKLVQPGDLHPMACSHVLHKECIKFWAQTNTNDTCPFCPSLK; translated from the exons ATGGCGCTGGAGCAGGCGCAGGCCGacggccccgccgctgccccggccccgccgcgcctctgcgagcccggccccgccgcgccgcccggcaG CGGGAGCGCACTCGCCGCACCGGAGAGCCCCGGCGAGGCGgcgccggccgggcccggcggaGAGGCTGAGCCCGCGGCCGCCCcctgcggccccgccgcccccgggcagGCCCCGGCGCTGCTGGCGGCGGCGCCCAGCGGCGCGGGGCAGCCCGAGGCCGGGGGGCagagcggcggggcggcggcggagcccgACGCGGAGGCAGCTCCCGCCCGGCCCTCGCAGAACATCGCGGTGCAG ACCGACTTCAAGACGGCCGATATGGACGTGAACACGGATCAGGATATCGAGAAGAACTTG GACAAAATGATGTCTGAGAGGGCTTTGTTGAAGGAGCGCTACCAGGAGGTGTTGGACAAACAGAGGCAAGTGGAGAATCAGCTGCAGGTACAGCTTAAGCAGCTCCAGCAGCGGAGAGAAGAAGAGATGAAGAACCACCAG GAGATCCTGAAAGCAATTCAGGATGTTACAATCAAGCGAGAGGAGACAAAGaagaagatggagaaagaaaagaaagaattcttgcagaaagagcaggatctgaaagcagaaatagagAAACTCTGTGAGAAAGGCAGAAG GTTGCTGaaagagcaggaggagaaagagaacaAGATTGCCTCTCTGATTGCAGAGCAGTCCGATGAAAA gcagctgtgggagaTGGAGCTAGATAAGCTGAAGAACCAGCATAATGAAATCAACAGGAACATTCTTGAGGAGACAGAACGGGCCTGGAAAGCAGAG ATCCTGTCCTTGGAGAGCCGAAAGGAGCTGCTGGTGTTGAAActagaagaagcagaaaaagaagcgGAGCTACACCTCACCTACCTCAA GTCTGCGCCACCCACGTTGGAGACGATGAGGCCAAAGCAGGAGTGGGAGATGAGGCTGAACAGGATACGAATGACGAAGGAAAGCGTCCGA GATCAGTTCAACGACCACATTCAGATGGTAAGAAATGGAACAAAGCTGAGCAGCCTTCCACAGATCCCAACCCCGACACTGCCACCTCCACCCTCAGAA acaGATTTCATGCTGACGGCATTCCAGCCCAACCCATCCCTTACTCCCAGGCTCCCGTTTCCCATCGGACCAGTTCCCGTTCCCATGGTCATGCCAAGTGCTGACCCTCGGGcactctccttccctctcctgaaCCCTGCGATCTCCAGGCCCAACCAGCCTTCCCCGCCGCTGCCTGCTTCCCAAGGAAGAAACAGCCCAGTAGTGGCATCGCTTATTGGCACGCACAGCCCTCACATGACTCCCgctgcctccatccctcctccGCCAGGCCTGGGGGGAGTTAATGTCACTCCAGAgtttcacaggctgcagccGGCTGATaagctggaaaagctgctggagAAGTTGTTGACTCGGTTTCCACAGTGCAACAA GGCCCAGCTCACCAACATACTGCAGCAGATCAAGACGGCTCGGAGGACCATGGCGGGTCTGACCATGGAGGAGTTGAACCAGCTCGTGGCGGCCAAGCTGGCGGAGCAGCAGGAGCGGGCGGCAGCTGGAGCTCAG cctctcAGTCGAATCAGGGCCCCCATGTTCTCTGCTCCACTGCCTCAGATCAGCACACCCATGTTCCTGCCCCCGGCCCAGGTGGCTTACCCTGGAACAGCGTCACAC ACCCCGGCTGCCTGTAAGCTGTGTCTAATGTGCCAGAAGCTTGTGCAGCCCGGTGACCTCCACCCCATGGCCTGCTCGCATGTGCTGCACAAGGAG TGTATCAAATTCTGGGCACAAACCAACACAAATGACACTTGCCCCTTTTGTCCAAGCCTCAAATGA